The following proteins are encoded in a genomic region of Candidatus Methylomirabilota bacterium:
- a CDS encoding FMN-binding negative transcriptional regulator, producing the protein MYLPAHFEETRVEVIHRLIREHPLAVLVTLGAAGLNANHIPLEIDPEPAPFGTLRGHVARANPVWRDFARDVEALTVFQGPQAYISPAWYQTKKETGKVVPTFNYIVVHAYGSLRIIQDEAWLRGLVERLTTRHESGRPEPWKVSDAPEDFIKTQLRAIVGIEMPVTRLLGKWKVSQNRPPVDREGVVRGLNAMNDVDAAAMARLVKGPQTS; encoded by the coding sequence ATGTATCTGCCGGCGCACTTCGAGGAGACGCGGGTCGAGGTGATTCATCGGCTGATTCGCGAGCATCCGCTGGCCGTGCTGGTGACGCTCGGCGCGGCCGGGCTCAATGCCAACCACATCCCGCTCGAGATCGATCCCGAGCCGGCGCCGTTTGGAACGCTCCGCGGTCACGTGGCGCGCGCCAATCCTGTGTGGCGCGACTTCGCGCGCGACGTCGAGGCGCTCACCGTGTTCCAGGGCCCGCAGGCCTACATCAGCCCCGCCTGGTATCAGACCAAGAAGGAGACGGGCAAGGTTGTCCCGACCTTTAACTACATCGTGGTCCACGCCTACGGATCGTTGCGCATCATCCAGGACGAGGCCTGGCTGCGCGGCCTCGTGGAGCGGCTCACCACCCGCCATGAATCGGGCCGGCCTGAGCCGTGGAAGGTCTCGGACGCTCCCGAGGATTTCATCAAGACGCAGCTACGGGCCATTGTCGGAATCGAGATGCCGGTGACCCGCCTGCTCGGGAAATGGAAGGTGAGTCAGAACCGGCCGCCCGTGGACCGCGAAGGGGTGGTCCGGGGGCTCAACGCGATGAACGATGTCGATGCGGCGGCGATGGCGAGGTTGGTGAAGGGGCCCCAAACCTCCTAG
- a CDS encoding amidohydrolase family protein gives MSYDLVIKNGWVVDGSGQPRYRGDVGVTGGRISAIGRIRESAREVIDADGRVVSPGFVDGHTHMDAQIFWDPLGTCSCWHGITSVVMGNCGFTLAPCAKEDRHLVIRNLQRAEDISVEAMEAGIDWRWTTFPQFLDTLESLPKGINYSGYLGHSALRTYVMGERAFEKPATEDDLAAMERELREAIAAGAMGFTTSRSPSHETPDRRPVASRVATWDEVRRLVGAMGEMNAGIFEIAGEGVDRADNDPGLRDYQRRLRDLAVETGRPVTFGLFTRRDAPAVWRTYLDLLEDTAAAGGRMFAQVHSRALSSVLSFKTQLPFDRLPVWKELRALPLPEQARRLRDPELRRALVRASRERDEGKALGTEARPVPFEWLFVMETPDGPHRSISEVARERGCDPVEAMIDLALEKDMEVFFLHPVANENQDYALELIKHPRTVVTFSDSGAHVSQLMDASLQTHLLSYWVRAKQALTLEEGVRMLTFDTATQWGFTDRGLIREGFAADLVVFDPDTVGAEMPEVVNDLPAGARRLIQRARGFSATVVNGETVLRDGKHTGALPGRLLRGPLARRS, from the coding sequence ATGTCCTATGACCTCGTGATCAAGAATGGCTGGGTGGTGGATGGATCCGGGCAGCCCCGATACCGGGGCGACGTCGGCGTGACCGGCGGCCGGATCTCCGCCATCGGCCGCATCCGAGAATCCGCTCGCGAGGTCATCGACGCCGACGGGCGCGTGGTGTCACCCGGTTTCGTGGACGGCCACACCCACATGGACGCCCAGATCTTCTGGGATCCCCTCGGCACCTGCTCGTGCTGGCACGGAATCACCAGCGTGGTCATGGGCAACTGTGGGTTCACCCTGGCTCCCTGCGCCAAGGAAGACCGGCACCTGGTCATCCGCAATCTCCAGCGGGCTGAAGACATCTCGGTGGAGGCCATGGAGGCCGGGATCGACTGGCGCTGGACCACCTTCCCGCAGTTCCTCGACACGCTCGAATCCCTGCCCAAGGGGATCAACTATTCTGGCTACCTTGGCCACTCCGCCCTCCGGACCTATGTCATGGGCGAGCGGGCCTTCGAGAAGCCGGCCACCGAGGACGATCTGGCCGCGATGGAGCGCGAGCTACGCGAGGCCATCGCGGCGGGGGCCATGGGCTTCACGACCTCGCGCTCGCCGAGTCACGAGACCCCGGACCGGCGGCCCGTGGCCAGCCGCGTGGCCACGTGGGACGAGGTGCGGCGGCTCGTCGGGGCCATGGGCGAGATGAATGCCGGCATCTTCGAGATCGCGGGCGAAGGCGTGGACCGGGCCGACAACGATCCAGGCTTGCGCGATTACCAGAGGCGGCTGCGCGATCTCGCCGTCGAGACGGGACGGCCCGTGACCTTTGGCCTCTTCACGCGCCGAGATGCCCCGGCCGTCTGGCGGACCTATCTCGATTTGCTCGAAGACACCGCGGCCGCGGGCGGCCGCATGTTCGCGCAGGTGCACAGCCGGGCGCTATCGTCCGTGCTCTCTTTCAAGACCCAGCTTCCCTTCGACCGGCTGCCCGTGTGGAAAGAGCTGCGGGCCCTTCCCCTCCCGGAGCAGGCACGTCGCTTGCGCGATCCCGAGCTTCGGCGCGCGCTGGTGCGCGCGTCGCGCGAGCGCGACGAGGGGAAAGCCTTGGGCACGGAGGCACGGCCGGTGCCGTTCGAGTGGCTCTTCGTCATGGAGACTCCGGACGGTCCGCACCGCTCCATCTCCGAGGTGGCCCGAGAGCGCGGCTGCGATCCGGTGGAGGCCATGATCGACCTCGCCCTCGAGAAGGACATGGAAGTCTTCTTCTTGCATCCTGTTGCGAACGAGAACCAGGACTACGCGCTGGAGCTGATCAAGCACCCGCGCACGGTGGTGACCTTCTCCGATTCAGGCGCCCACGTCTCGCAGCTCATGGACGCTTCGCTTCAGACCCACCTGCTCAGCTACTGGGTGCGCGCGAAGCAGGCCCTCACGCTCGAGGAGGGGGTGCGGATGCTCACCTTCGACACCGCCACGCAGTGGGGATTCACGGATCGTGGCCTGATCCGGGAAGGCTTCGCCGCCGACCTCGTGGTCTTCGATCCCGACACCGTGGGCGCCGAGATGCCCGAGGTGGTCAATGACTTGCCCGCGGGGGCCCGCCGCCTGATCCAGCGCGCCCGGGGCTTCTCCGCCACCGTGGTCAATGGCGAGACCGTCCTGCGCGACGGCAAGCACACCGGCGCGCTTCCTGGGCGCCTCCTGAGGGGACCCCTGGCCCGTAGATCTTAG
- the pal gene encoding peptidoglycan-associated lipoprotein Pal gives MRTTARSAKVILLMLALAGLLTGCPKRPVATGVAAPAPPAPTATPAPTPAPPAMVTPAPAPAPAPPPRAAQFVENDNLKDVYFDFDKSDIRPPDAKILDANAAWLKTRGNDLVLIEGHCDERGTNEYNLALGERRARATMNYLLAQGLPASRITIISYGKERPVCSEHAESCWARNRRAHFLVKSQ, from the coding sequence GTGCGCACGACAGCGAGATCAGCGAAAGTCATCCTCTTGATGCTGGCCCTCGCGGGGTTGCTGACCGGATGTCCGAAGCGTCCCGTGGCCACGGGCGTGGCGGCGCCGGCGCCTCCGGCTCCTACCGCGACGCCGGCCCCGACCCCGGCGCCTCCCGCCATGGTCACCCCGGCCCCGGCACCCGCTCCCGCTCCGCCGCCCCGGGCTGCGCAGTTCGTCGAGAATGACAACCTGAAGGACGTCTATTTCGACTTCGACAAGTCCGACATCCGTCCCCCGGACGCCAAGATCCTCGATGCCAATGCCGCCTGGCTGAAGACGCGGGGCAATGATCTCGTCCTCATCGAGGGCCACTGCGACGAGCGGGGCACCAATGAGTACAACCTGGCCCTGGGCGAGCGGCGCGCGCGGGCCACCATGAACTACCTGCTCGCGCAGGGATTGCCGGCCAGCCGCATCACCATCATCTCCTATGGCAAAGAGCGGCCCGTCTGCAGCGAGCACGCCGAGAGCTGCTGGGCCCGGAACCGACGGGCGCACTTCCTCGTCAAGAGCCAGTAG
- a CDS encoding intradiol ring-cleavage dioxygenase — MDSSNRGRDYSRREFLIVSLGTAGMVLVASEARAAPACGVDGAVTPPQTEGPYFKPSSPARASLIEPGVSGTKLVIEGSVVTTDCKPVRGARLDFWQADADGHYDNSGNRLRGHQLTDDSGHYRLETIVPARYPGRTRHIHVKVQAPGRPALTTQLYFPDEPGNQRDGIFDPKLVMKVRDVEGGKVGAFDFVLRGG; from the coding sequence ATGGATTCGAGCAACAGGGGGCGCGACTATAGCCGTCGGGAGTTTCTGATCGTCTCGCTGGGGACGGCCGGCATGGTGCTCGTGGCCTCGGAGGCGCGGGCCGCTCCGGCCTGTGGCGTGGACGGCGCCGTCACTCCGCCTCAAACGGAGGGGCCGTACTTCAAGCCGAGCTCCCCCGCGCGCGCTTCGCTGATCGAGCCCGGAGTCAGCGGCACCAAGCTGGTCATCGAAGGGTCGGTGGTGACAACCGACTGCAAGCCGGTACGTGGCGCCCGGCTGGACTTCTGGCAGGCCGACGCCGACGGCCACTATGACAACAGCGGAAACCGGCTACGGGGGCACCAGCTCACCGATGATTCGGGGCATTACCGCCTCGAGACCATCGTGCCCGCACGGTACCCGGGACGGACCCGGCACATTCACGTCAAGGTCCAGGCCCCGGGCCGCCCCGCCCTCACCACCCAGCTATACTTCCCGGATGAGCCGGGCAATCAGCGTGACGGCATCTTCGATCCCAAGCTGGTGATGAAAGTCCGTGACGTGGAGGGCGGCAAGGTCGGCGCGTTCGATTTCGTTCTCCGGGGAGGATGA
- a CDS encoding DUF1304 domain-containing protein: MLVVMWAAAALAGVIHVLFFCIESLWWTKPAVYRRFRSTAEQAQATKALALNQGFYNLFLAVGAFAGLALMGTGRPGAGMTLVSWNCASMLAAAVVLAASSPQMIRGAVIQGLAPLVFLLGLLYLRLG, translated from the coding sequence ATGCTCGTCGTCATGTGGGCCGCCGCTGCCCTGGCCGGAGTCATCCACGTCCTGTTCTTCTGCATCGAAAGTCTCTGGTGGACGAAGCCCGCCGTCTACCGTCGCTTTCGCAGCACCGCGGAGCAGGCGCAGGCCACGAAGGCGCTCGCGCTCAATCAGGGCTTCTACAATCTCTTCCTGGCCGTGGGCGCCTTCGCGGGTCTCGCCCTCATGGGCACGGGGCGCCCGGGCGCCGGCATGACGCTCGTGAGTTGGAATTGCGCGTCCATGCTGGCCGCCGCCGTCGTGCTCGCCGCCTCGTCGCCCCAGATGATCCGGGGCGCCGTCATCCAGGGCCTGGCGCCCCTGGTCTTCCTGCTCGGCCTCCTCTACTTGCGACTGGGCTGA
- a CDS encoding CoA transferase, whose translation MAKNTALPLARFNVLDLTRARAGPTCVRQLVDWGAQAIKIEMPGGRTGDGMGGARHGFDFQNLHRNKRSMTLNLQDPEGVKIFKQLVRETDIVVENYRPGVKKRLGIDYESLRQINPRLIYGSISGFGQSGPYRDRPGVDQIAQGMGGLMSITGIPGQGPVRVGIPIADLCAGILLAQGILVALLEREITGEGKWVHTSLLEAMLSMLDFQASRWLMSGEVAPQAGNNHPTGIPTGVFETKDGHINIAAAGDDIYTRFCRAIERPDLLTDARFATAKARSANRDVLMEVLMPVTRQKPSAEWVALLNEAGVPCGPIYKINESFADPQVQHLAMAQPVHSPALGDLTILGHPVSFGASRLPIRNSAPELGQDNEEILTSIGYTKDQIADLATRGVI comes from the coding sequence ATGGCGAAGAACACCGCGCTGCCCCTGGCTCGCTTCAATGTCCTCGACCTGACCCGCGCCCGCGCCGGCCCGACCTGCGTGCGGCAGCTGGTCGACTGGGGCGCGCAGGCCATCAAGATCGAGATGCCCGGCGGGCGCACGGGCGACGGCATGGGCGGCGCGCGCCACGGCTTCGACTTCCAGAACCTGCACCGCAACAAACGGAGCATGACCCTCAACCTCCAGGATCCCGAGGGCGTCAAGATCTTCAAGCAGCTCGTGCGAGAGACCGACATCGTCGTCGAGAACTACCGCCCGGGCGTGAAGAAGCGCCTGGGCATCGACTACGAGAGCCTGCGCCAGATCAACCCGCGCCTGATCTACGGCAGCATCTCCGGCTTCGGGCAGAGCGGTCCATACCGCGATCGGCCGGGGGTGGACCAGATCGCGCAGGGCATGGGCGGGTTGATGAGCATCACGGGAATTCCCGGCCAGGGACCGGTGCGCGTGGGCATCCCCATCGCCGACCTCTGCGCGGGAATCCTCCTCGCGCAAGGCATCCTGGTCGCTCTCCTCGAGCGTGAGATCACGGGCGAGGGCAAATGGGTGCACACCTCGCTGCTGGAAGCCATGCTCTCGATGCTGGACTTCCAGGCCTCACGCTGGCTCATGAGCGGGGAGGTGGCGCCGCAAGCCGGCAACAACCACCCCACCGGCATTCCCACGGGAGTCTTCGAGACGAAGGACGGGCATATCAACATCGCCGCCGCCGGAGACGACATCTACACGCGCTTCTGCCGCGCCATCGAGCGCCCCGATCTGCTCACCGATGCCCGCTTCGCCACGGCCAAGGCGCGCTCCGCGAACCGTGACGTGCTCATGGAGGTGCTCATGCCGGTGACCCGGCAGAAGCCGAGCGCGGAGTGGGTCGCGTTGCTCAACGAGGCGGGCGTGCCCTGCGGCCCCATCTACAAGATCAACGAGTCATTCGCCGATCCCCAGGTGCAGCACCTGGCCATGGCCCAGCCCGTTCATTCCCCGGCCCTCGGCGACCTCACGATCCTGGGGCACCCGGTCTCCTTCGGCGCGAGCCGTCTTCCCATCCGCAACAGCGCGCCCGAGCTGGGCCAGGACAACGAGGAGATCCTGACCTCGATCGGCTACACGAAGGACCAGATCGCCGATCTGGCCACGCGCGGGGTGATCTGA
- a CDS encoding zinc-dependent alcohol dehydrogenase family protein gives MKQVLIDGYGQPEEFARCAEVPDVGAPGAGEVVFDVLAFPINPADISFCRGTYRLKPPLPATPGAECVGRVTAVGAGVSHVKPGDLVINLQRENWTQKRRVKGEDVIPVPLRMDLRQAAMLRINPPTALLLLADIVKLKPGDWVIQNVANSAVGRLLIPLARARGVKTMNVVRRESLFNELKALGADGCAVDGPDLAEAVKAQTGGAPIRLGLDAVSGRATARLSACLGEGGVVCNYGSMSGEDPVMSRSTLISGGQSLVGFILGRGLATRSLEQVREIYADLGRQILDGTLYAPVEKVYPIEEIKAALTHAQRGERSGKILVAPNGML, from the coding sequence ATGAAGCAGGTCCTGATCGATGGCTACGGGCAGCCCGAGGAGTTCGCCCGGTGCGCGGAAGTGCCCGATGTCGGCGCGCCCGGCGCGGGCGAGGTAGTCTTCGACGTCCTCGCCTTCCCGATCAACCCGGCGGATATCTCCTTCTGCCGGGGTACCTATCGCCTCAAGCCGCCCCTGCCCGCCACGCCGGGGGCTGAGTGCGTCGGCCGTGTCACGGCGGTCGGCGCCGGCGTCTCCCACGTCAAGCCGGGCGATCTGGTCATCAACCTGCAGCGCGAGAACTGGACCCAGAAGCGGCGCGTGAAGGGCGAGGACGTCATTCCCGTGCCATTGCGCATGGATCTTCGGCAGGCGGCCATGCTGCGCATCAATCCGCCCACGGCGCTCCTGCTCCTGGCCGACATCGTCAAGCTGAAGCCGGGCGACTGGGTGATCCAGAACGTCGCCAACTCGGCCGTGGGGCGCCTGCTCATCCCCCTCGCCCGCGCGCGCGGCGTGAAGACCATGAACGTCGTGCGCCGCGAGTCGCTCTTCAACGAGCTGAAGGCGCTGGGCGCCGACGGGTGCGCCGTCGACGGGCCCGACCTCGCCGAGGCGGTGAAGGCGCAGACGGGCGGCGCCCCGATTCGGCTCGGCCTCGACGCGGTGTCCGGGCGCGCGACGGCGCGACTGTCGGCGTGTCTCGGCGAGGGCGGGGTCGTCTGCAACTACGGCTCGATGAGCGGCGAGGATCCCGTGATGTCGCGCAGCACGCTGATCTCGGGCGGGCAGAGCCTGGTTGGCTTCATCCTCGGACGCGGGCTGGCCACGCGCTCCCTCGAGCAGGTGCGAGAGATCTACGCCGATCTCGGCCGGCAGATCCTGGATGGCACCCTGTACGCGCCGGTCGAGAAGGTGTACCCGATCGAGGAGATCAAGGCGGCCTTGACGCATGCGCAGCGGGGCGAGCGGAGCGGTAAGATCCTGGTGGCGCCGAACGGAATGCTATGA
- a CDS encoding Zn-dependent alcohol dehydrogenase, with product MDMQAAVFRKVQEPLTIESVEIDKPWGREVLVRTAATGVCHSDLHVVDGIGRFPLDKPIVLGHEGAGVVEAVGAEVTTVQPGDHVVACLSGFCGSCAQCLGGHPNLCVGGAVTRAESAAPRLSQQGQPLRQFIGISSYAERMLLHENSIVKIDRDLPLDRAALVGCGVLTGVGAALRTSGLEGGQTVAVFGCGGVGLAIVQGARIGGARQIIGVDVFDSKLEMAKRVGATHVVNSAKDDPVKAIRALTGGAGVDHAFEAVGNAKLVRQAIESLAIRGTATIVGVLPPDAMIEFPWMAIRPECRVQTSRMGSNRFRVDIPRYLDFYRQGRLLLDEMVTRRGRLDDINEAFRAMKAGEVARTVLTFD from the coding sequence ATGGACATGCAGGCCGCCGTCTTCCGGAAGGTGCAGGAGCCCCTGACCATCGAATCGGTGGAGATCGACAAACCCTGGGGTCGTGAAGTTCTTGTCCGCACGGCGGCCACAGGCGTGTGCCACAGCGATCTGCATGTCGTCGATGGCATCGGGCGGTTCCCGCTGGACAAGCCGATCGTCCTGGGTCACGAAGGCGCGGGTGTCGTGGAGGCGGTGGGGGCCGAGGTGACGACGGTGCAGCCGGGAGATCACGTGGTCGCCTGTCTCTCCGGATTCTGCGGCAGCTGCGCGCAGTGCCTCGGCGGCCACCCGAACCTCTGCGTGGGTGGCGCCGTCACCCGCGCTGAGTCAGCGGCGCCGCGGCTCTCGCAGCAGGGTCAGCCGCTCCGGCAGTTCATCGGCATCTCGAGCTACGCGGAGCGGATGCTGCTCCACGAGAACTCCATCGTGAAGATCGACCGCGACCTGCCCCTGGACCGGGCTGCCCTCGTGGGATGCGGGGTTCTTACCGGCGTGGGCGCCGCGCTCCGCACCTCGGGGCTCGAGGGCGGACAGACCGTGGCCGTGTTCGGCTGTGGCGGCGTGGGCCTCGCCATCGTCCAGGGCGCCCGTATCGGCGGCGCCCGCCAGATCATCGGCGTCGACGTGTTCGACTCGAAGCTGGAGATGGCGAAGAGAGTGGGCGCCACGCACGTGGTGAACAGCGCCAAGGACGATCCCGTCAAGGCGATCCGCGCCCTCACGGGCGGCGCCGGCGTGGATCACGCCTTCGAGGCCGTGGGCAACGCGAAGCTGGTGCGGCAGGCCATCGAGAGCCTCGCCATCCGGGGCACCGCGACCATTGTGGGCGTCCTGCCACCCGACGCGATGATCGAGTTCCCCTGGATGGCCATCCGGCCGGAGTGCCGGGTGCAGACCTCGCGCATGGGTTCGAACCGCTTCCGCGTCGACATCCCGCGCTACCTCGATTTCTACCGCCAGGGGCGGCTGCTGCTCGACGAGATGGTCACCCGGCGCGGACGGCTGGACGACATCAACGAGGCCTTCCGGGCCATGAAAGCCGGGGAAGTCGCGCGGACCGTGCTGACCTTCGACTGA
- a CDS encoding amidohydrolase family protein, with the protein MIVDAQVHIWSGGKPANPNHRQVASFTKDELLKEMAEAGVDAAIIHPPTSWDPNANELAVEAARQHPDRFAILGNFPLDRPESRALIDGWKKRPGMVGLRFTFLQPHMKTWPTDGTMDWLWPAAERAGLPIALLAATFMPTVGQIAERHPRLKLIIDHLGRPSGTKDDAAWSSLPEMLALAKHPNVAIKATGAPSYSSEPYPYRNIHGHLRRIYDAFGPERMFWGTDITRMPCSWRQCVTMFTEELPWLSGRDQELVMGRAVCAWLDWRK; encoded by the coding sequence ATGATCGTCGACGCGCAGGTCCACATCTGGAGCGGGGGCAAGCCCGCGAATCCAAACCACCGGCAGGTGGCGAGCTTCACCAAGGACGAGCTGCTGAAGGAGATGGCCGAGGCGGGCGTGGATGCCGCGATCATCCACCCGCCAACCTCGTGGGATCCGAATGCCAACGAGCTGGCTGTCGAAGCAGCTCGCCAGCATCCTGATCGGTTCGCCATCCTCGGCAACTTCCCCCTCGACCGCCCCGAGAGCCGCGCCCTCATCGACGGCTGGAAGAAGCGGCCGGGCATGGTCGGCCTGCGCTTCACCTTTCTGCAGCCGCACATGAAGACCTGGCCGACGGACGGAACGATGGACTGGCTGTGGCCCGCTGCCGAGCGCGCCGGCCTGCCCATCGCGCTCCTCGCGGCGACTTTCATGCCCACCGTCGGCCAGATCGCGGAGCGCCACCCGCGGCTCAAGCTGATCATCGATCACCTCGGCCGGCCCTCGGGCACGAAGGACGATGCGGCCTGGTCGTCTCTGCCCGAGATGCTCGCGCTCGCCAAGCACCCGAACGTCGCCATCAAGGCCACAGGGGCGCCCAGCTACTCGAGCGAGCCCTATCCCTATCGCAACATCCACGGACACCTTCGCCGCATCTACGACGCCTTCGGGCCGGAGCGGATGTTCTGGGGCACCGACATCACGCGCATGCCGTGCTCGTGGCGGCAGTGCGTGACGATGTTCACGGAGGAGCTGCCGTGGCTGTCCGGTCGCGACCAGGAGCTCGTGATGGGACGCGCCGTCTGCGCGTGGCTCGACTGGAGGAAATGA
- a CDS encoding carboxymuconolactone decarboxylase family protein: MARLTSITDKKQVAPKDHAVVDGIVQSRGALQGPFTMFLHCPELAGRLAHLGAFVRFEGSLDMRVRVLAAMTVARELDAVYVWGAQTGSARKQGVPETTITAIREKHSRGIPPEDAQIVDFTRELMRKHRVDAVTFKALQTRFGDDGLIQLTGAIGYYSMLSMTVNACELEAAPGAEVLQ; encoded by the coding sequence ATGGCGAGGCTGACGTCCATCACCGACAAGAAGCAGGTCGCCCCGAAGGATCACGCGGTCGTGGACGGCATCGTGCAGAGCCGTGGCGCGCTGCAGGGGCCCTTCACGATGTTCCTCCACTGCCCCGAGCTGGCCGGCCGCCTCGCGCACCTGGGGGCCTTCGTCCGCTTCGAGGGCTCGCTCGACATGCGTGTGCGCGTGCTCGCGGCCATGACAGTGGCGCGGGAGCTCGACGCAGTCTACGTGTGGGGCGCCCAGACGGGCTCGGCACGGAAACAGGGCGTGCCGGAGACCACCATCACGGCCATCCGCGAGAAGCACTCGCGCGGCATCCCGCCCGAAGACGCCCAGATCGTGGACTTCACCCGCGAGCTCATGCGCAAGCATCGGGTCGACGCCGTCACGTTCAAGGCGCTGCAGACACGATTCGGCGATGACGGGCTCATCCAGCTCACGGGAGCCATCGGCTACTACAGCATGCTGTCCATGACAGTGAACGCCTGCGAGCTCGAGGCGGCCCCGGGCGCCGAAGTGCTGCAATGA
- a CDS encoding MBL fold metallo-hydrolase → MDCCSHEGPAKGDAKFDIKKVADGVHVAVAAPAYKVNCNTAIIESDDGVVIVDTHSKPSAARLIVQELRGLTTKPVRYVVNTHFHWDHWHGNEVYPAAYPNAEIITNQITREAMATKGLKRIQDHIRQGPGEIAQIKADLAAAGGGERRAQLADDLKQAEAYHAEVKALKPALPTMAFDRTMKLYRRDREIHLLYLGRAHTEGDVFVYLPKEKVVITGDAVIGWTPFMGDGYPEDWAITLDRLAELDFTHMIMGHGEVAGRDWLRTFRGYVHDMVEAVREEVMRGATLEEAQQRVPEALAPTYEKPFSVYGDYRPWRAGLLRNIERTYAMVS, encoded by the coding sequence ATGGATTGCTGCAGCCACGAGGGTCCGGCGAAGGGCGACGCCAAGTTCGACATCAAGAAGGTGGCCGACGGCGTGCACGTGGCGGTGGCCGCGCCCGCCTACAAGGTCAATTGCAACACCGCCATCATCGAGAGCGACGACGGCGTGGTCATCGTGGACACGCATTCCAAGCCCTCGGCCGCCCGCCTCATCGTCCAGGAGCTGCGCGGTCTCACAACCAAGCCCGTCCGCTACGTCGTGAACACGCATTTCCACTGGGATCACTGGCACGGCAACGAGGTCTATCCCGCCGCCTATCCGAACGCCGAGATCATCACGAACCAGATCACGCGCGAGGCCATGGCCACCAAGGGGCTCAAGCGCATCCAGGACCATATCCGCCAGGGCCCCGGCGAGATCGCCCAGATCAAGGCCGACCTCGCGGCGGCGGGCGGCGGCGAGCGCCGCGCCCAGCTCGCCGATGATCTGAAGCAGGCGGAGGCCTACCATGCCGAGGTAAAGGCGCTCAAGCCGGCGCTGCCCACCATGGCCTTCGACCGGACGATGAAGCTCTACCGGCGCGACCGGGAGATTCATCTTCTTTACCTGGGACGCGCGCACACCGAGGGTGACGTCTTCGTCTACCTGCCCAAGGAGAAGGTGGTGATCACGGGCGATGCCGTGATCGGCTGGACGCCGTTCATGGGCGACGGGTATCCGGAGGACTGGGCGATCACCCTCGACCGGCTGGCCGAGCTCGACTTCACCCACATGATCATGGGGCACGGCGAGGTGGCGGGCCGCGATTGGCTCCGCACCTTCCGCGGCTACGTGCACGACATGGTCGAGGCCGTGCGCGAGGAAGTGATGCGGGGGGCGACGCTCGAGGAAGCTCAGCAGCGCGTCCCTGAGGCGCTGGCGCCTACCTACGAGAAGCCCTTCTCCGTCTACGGCGACTATCGCCCCTGGCGGGCGGGATTGCTTCGCAATATCGAGCGCACCTACGCGATGGTGAGCTAG
- a CDS encoding C-terminal binding protein, with translation MPAGKGKFKVVVQQPSGGISFDLAEGAYAIEREALDPIGAEIVEVPAKTEEEFIAAAKDADAVIARNRRITVAIIKGLKNCKVIGLGSVGADTVDVDAATEAGIVVTNVPDVFIDEVADHTMAMFLAAHRRLRLMHQLTVDAKWSEGRPYFKDIPRLYGQTLGLISFGNVAKAVARRSHAFGLHIIAYDPYLAELEMTAVGVEPVTSLIELCQRSDFLSMHAPLNAETHHLMGEKQFKAMKKSALFINNGRGPTVDEKALIEALKQKWIAGAALDVFEQEPVDPLNELLHMDNVIVTPHIASATARMAPETRRRLGREIATVLQGKWPRSAVNPGVLPRTSLIRWQPYPMGRGPNR, from the coding sequence ATGCCAGCCGGAAAAGGAAAGTTCAAGGTTGTCGTCCAGCAGCCGTCAGGGGGCATTAGCTTCGACCTGGCCGAGGGCGCCTACGCCATCGAGCGCGAAGCCCTGGATCCCATCGGGGCCGAGATCGTCGAGGTGCCGGCCAAGACCGAGGAGGAGTTCATCGCCGCTGCCAAGGACGCCGACGCCGTCATCGCCCGCAATCGCCGCATCACGGTCGCCATCATCAAAGGCCTCAAGAACTGCAAGGTGATCGGGCTCGGCAGCGTGGGCGCCGACACGGTGGACGTGGACGCGGCCACCGAGGCCGGCATCGTCGTCACCAACGTGCCCGACGTCTTCATCGACGAGGTGGCCGATCACACCATGGCCATGTTCCTGGCCGCCCACCGGCGCCTGCGCCTCATGCACCAGCTCACGGTGGACGCCAAGTGGTCGGAGGGGCGCCCATACTTCAAGGACATTCCGCGTCTCTACGGCCAGACGCTCGGCTTGATCTCCTTCGGCAATGTGGCCAAGGCGGTGGCTCGGCGCTCCCACGCGTTCGGACTTCACATCATCGCCTACGATCCGTATCTGGCCGAGCTCGAGATGACGGCGGTAGGAGTGGAGCCGGTGACGAGCCTCATCGAGCTGTGCCAGCGCTCCGACTTCCTGTCCATGCACGCCCCCCTCAACGCGGAGACGCACCACCTGATGGGCGAGAAGCAGTTCAAGGCCATGAAGAAGTCGGCGCTCTTCATCAACAACGGCCGCGGGCCGACCGTGGACGAGAAGGCGCTCATCGAGGCCCTCAAGCAGAAGTGGATCGCCGGCGCCGCCCTCGATGTCTTCGAGCAGGAGCCCGTGGACCCCCTCAACGAGCTCTTGCACATGGACAACGTCATCGTCACGCCGCACATCGCCTCGGCCACCGCGCGCATGGCCCCCGAGACGCGCCGTCGCCTCGGCCGCGAGATCGCCACGGTGCTTCAGGGCAAGTGGCCGCGCTCGGCCGTCAATCCCGGCGTGCTCCCGCGCACGAGCCTCATCCGCTGGCAGCCCTACCCCATGGGCCGCGGCCCCAACCGCTAA